TAATATCATCACATCCTAAGGCATCTTCAGAGCTACAAAACGGAGAAACAGGCTCATGCCATAACTATATCCATAACCATGCTCAAGTCTTAAATCCTAGGAAGGATCTCATTTTACGAACCTCTAATTTCGACATATGCGTGGTGGATTGCAGAGTCAACAACTTATATGCAAAAAAAGAATCTATCATGTGGAGTATGGATATGCATCATCGGAAAAAGGAGGTAAACTGAATGATAGCCGAAAAACCATTACCTGCTCTAGCACCTCCCTTGATCCATGCATCAACGAAGCTCTAGTCAAACAAAACAAGTATACGTTAGTTCTCAAGTATTAGAAAGCACAACGTATTTTTCTATCCCTGGAATTCTACACCGGAGAGATATCCGTAACAAAGACACAAGTCACACAACACATACACATACATGGCAAAATAAGAGGATAGGTTAAACAAAATAAATAGTTAAATACACTAGAGGGTAGGAAAGGGGATATTCATCGGCAACACAAACTTCATGTAAGAGAAAAAGAATAGCTATTTTGGTTTAAGGATCAATTTTATTCTCAATAACTGGAAGCAACTTACGGGAGAATAGAAGATGCGACACAGGAAGATAGAGAGAGTTGCCATTGCCTATGTCTCCGAATCTGCACGTTGATAATATCTCCATCCGCAATAGATTCAGCAGCACGGGCAAGTAAGTCCATTCGTTTTGCCTCATCTTTGCCGGCTGAACTTGGTCTATAATTGACATAGTTTTCCTGCCAGAAGGAAAGAAAATAAAATGTCTTTAAATTAAAAAAGTAGATGATGTACAAATTTCCACTCTCATGTGGGAAACTGCTCAAGAAATCACAAACAACCTCTCAAGTATCCAAAAGTACAGACCTGTACAATAAGGGGAACCAAATCAAAATCACTCATGCTAAGGTCAATCCGTTCATCCATTCTCAGCTTCCCACCATTATAACCAAACAACCTGAAAGGAAATCATTACCAATTATGCTAAGGTCAATCCGTTCATCCATTCTCAGCTTCCCGCCATTATAACTTCAGACAATTAAGCATGCCATACACTTAAAGATACACTACTATGTGCATTGATGAACTAAATTAATATGACATGAAATATTACTTGTCAACAGCTGTGAAAGGTGAAATATCTTCATCCTTCGCACTGCTTAGCAGGCGCTGCCTAATATCATCGTACTTGATGACTGACATGGACAGGCTCATATATTGGAGCTGATTCAGGGCCAACCGTATGTCGCCATTCACTCTCTCAGCGAGTTCCTCCAGGGCAATCTGACAAAAAGGAAAATTTTATGATTTGCAGGGGGGAGAAACTGGTAGCACAAAACGCCCACCACCAAAATGCTTATGAGATTAAGCAGAAAACCATGAAGCATTAGAATACAGGACGACTGGACGGACACAGCTAACACAGGAATCAAATTCTATTCTTAAACGTTTATGCTATTACAACTGGCATCCGATTTCCCAGGGACTTGAATTACAGAAAACAGAATCAAAGAGATCAAGTAATACAAAAGTAGGCTTTAAAAGTAAAAGAGCAATGAGAGTGTTTGCCCTTTACCTTGCCTGACACATATACTTTACACCAAATCTAATACTTCTACTCTCATTTATTTAAAACAGTAAAAGGAGCATGACATGAAGAGGATTTTTCGCTAAGATATTAATCCCAAGCAGATGTATGTTATGTAGATCTGGTTAGCATTGACAGACAGAAGCAAGATAAAGTAAGAACATTAAGTACTGCATCTTACATCATTAACTTCAAGGCCTTCTGCCTTAGCAACATGTGCCAGCCTTTTCGCCATCTGTAATGAGAAGACAAGTTGGTTTCATAAGACATTTTTATGATAAAATAGAGTATCACGATGATTCAGATCCTCAATGCAGCTGAAATTTACAAGTTTTTCTTTATACAGCGGAAGGTCATTAAGCAAAAACTTGAGGTATTTTTCCAGTAGCCCTATCTTCTAAGTATAAACAGGGCACTGATTGTCGACTATCTGATGGTAAAAAATAGAAAAGAAGATAACCAAGAGTTCTAGAACTGATAATGGTACAAAACAAACATGCCAAAGAGACCACCATTGGTCCACTGCATGGAAGACTGTGCATTCAATATCATAATAAAATGCAGAAAGCACAACAATAATCTTAATCCAACCTGCTGTTTCGTGGGCTTCCGGTAATTGAGGGGCAGACAGTAGTTTACTAAACTCTTCAGTTTCTGACTGTATCGGTCATTACAAATGCAGATGATAGGAATCTTTGATATTTTAATGCTAGCAATGAGATCGGCAACACCTCCTCTGTCGCCTGCAGACATTCCATCTACTTCATCCATGATTAGAACAGTCTTCGGGTGCTTTGATCTGAAGATAAAATCTTCTTTAAGTCAGGGAAAAAATACAAGCATCTAGGACTAGTTACCAGCACTGATAGGATAAAAACAAACAAAAACATACTTATCAATGTTAGAAGCTATGGCTTCGTTATTGACAAGTTCTTTTACAGAATTTGCATTGCTACCACCAATTCCTTTGGCAATATTCGAGTTCGCTTTTCCCCGACTGTCACTAGCATTAACCTAAATAGAAAGTGTAAAGTATATCTTTCAAGCAAGGAATGTCACGAAATTGATCATTAACCGATAAACTAAAACAATTATGAACTCACCTCAACTGCCTGGAAACCAAGCATCTGACTAACCAACTTTGCTGATGTTGTTTTTCCAATACCAGGTGTTCCGCTCAAAAGTACAGCCTTCTTGGCACTAGCATCAGTTAATTTCTTCCCCTTTCCTTTACTTCCACTACCCCCAAATTGCTCATGCCAATGGGACAGCCAGTTGTGAAGCTGAGTAACCTGCAATCAATTTGACAAAAGATTCATCATTTTCATATCATTGAACAAAAGCAACATAAAGTAATCTCGACACATACCAATGACTGATTCCCAACAATCTCATTTGGAACCTTCGGTCTGTACTTTTCCGTCCATGGCAAGGAAGACTGGATAATTTTCTTTTTTCCCTTTGCCGGGGAAGATGGTGGGGGGGCCTTGTTCGGCGAACTTTTTGCTAAAGGTTTGCCTAGAAATGATTGTGATCACTATTAATTACAGGGATAATGAGAAGAAATGGTAACAAAGTAAACTGCTGAAGCATCTATTGAAACCAAAGGAGCAATTTCTGGAAAAGGATTAGTAAACATACGCCACAGATACCCAAAATGCATGCTCTATAGCAGTACAGTTCATACCTCTTGTCTCGTCTTTCTGAGGACTTATCTTCGGCTGTGCGCTGACTTTTTCGGTGCTTTTGTTTGTTTTTTCAGGTAGAGACTTTTTTACGGGTTTAGAGGAACGGATCATGTCAAATAGGCCATCTTCTGTAAGGAACTCAGTGCTGAACAAAATATACAAGTCAGAATGCTTGAGGACAAAAAAAAACAACTCAAAATTTACTGTAACTATATGCATCAGTGGGCACGCACCCCAGCTCTTTAGCTTTTTCAGATTTCTTTCCGCCGATGTCTTCATCACACAAAAGGTAAGTCTGCAAACAAGGATTTTAGTTCTACGCCATTACCTCCCATCCAAAAAAACATATATAAGGCGTGAAGGCATACCGTTTTCTTGCTCACAGAGCCTGTAACACGACCACCGTGACGCTTTATCAGATCTTCTGCTTCTTCTCTTTCTAAACTGCAATATCAAGAATGTATAAGAAACTGTAACAAAACAAAGTAGGGAAGTATGAAACAATGAAATACCTGTCAAGTGTTCCACTAATAACAAATGTCAATCCAGCTAAGCAATCAGGGCTGCCGTCAGGAACTTCCTGGAAACAGAGAAAGGTCAGTATAACATGAAGCCCAGGACAGTCAATTATGATAAGACATTCGATCAAGTAACGTACAGACCTTTTCTCCTTTATGAGGCGGGTCTTTTCTTTCACCAAAATTCATAAACCCACCTCGCCCTCTACCTCCACCTCCTCTTCCACCCCCTGATGCAGCTCTACCGCCACGGCCTCTTCCGCCTGTTTTAACAGGAGTATCCTTTTCTTGGGCGTCTTCACCATCATCAGCCTCGTCATTATCAACAGCTTTAGTTGCGACACCTCTACCTGACCCAGTCTTTAGTTTTTTGCTGGGAGTGCTATCACGAGTCTTCTTCGCACTAGGCACCTCAAAATCATCATCATCGTCATCATCAACCTTGATAGCCTTTCTTGGACGAGGCTTGCCTAAATCATCTGAATCAGTCTTAAGTTTCCTCTTGGCAGGAAGCTCTTCCACCCCTTTCTCCTCTTTAGCTTTAGCTTTATCTTTAGCAAAATACTTGCTCGTTTTTTTCCGAGCAGCAGCAGTTTCCAGGTCTTCACTAGCCTGTGAATCAAGCTCCAAGTGTTGAACAGAACGCCCGTAAACAAACCAAATATATCTATATGATTATATAATAGCAACTAGCATGATCACGTAAAGACAAAATAAACATACAAAACGTGTTTCCAAGTTTCATCATGCAACCCTCACAGAATGCAATGAAGATAGATGACACATTAAAACAAAAAGGCCACTAAACACATACACCGTACTATACAGATAAGAGCAAGAAAACCTCACCTGCTCTGATTTTACTGATGCAGTCTCCTTAGCATCCGCGCCTTTCGTCGGTTTTGGAGCATTCCCATTGCCCTTCTCATGGGCTTTCATAAACCACTTCCTAATATCCGACTGCAATTTTCCAAAAGTACAACAGATTACAAACTCAAGTAGAATAAAATCAGAGCAATTATAGTGGAAGGAAGAGTAACGAAAATTTCATCTCACCATTATCCCGTCTCGAGAATTCGACTACCGAAGAGCACAATGCTGCAGCAAATCAAAAATTAGGATTCCGAATAGGATTAACTGGAAGAATGCATAAACCCTAGTAAACATTCAAAATCCAGCAATGTATTTTGTGGAGATACAGGCTTCTAAAATCAGGGCTTAGAAAACAGGAAAAGAAGAAGAGAAACGAAATCGAACCCTTGCTCCTTCTCCTTCTCCGCGGGCTACGAGCGATTTAGGCGAAGAAACGGTCGCCGTGACTTCCGCTAATGGCACACACCTTTTCTTATGCAGTGAGAGAATGTTTAGTGGGAAAGTTTTGATTGAGTCCCTCGTTTTCCCAAATACGTTTGATTTTAGCTCTCAAGTTTAGGATTCTTAACATTTAAACCCAATGAACTTGGGACGGGCCTTCCAACCGGTTGAACCGCAACCGGAATATCAGTCCGGACCGGTTTAGCTAAGACCTCAAAGATGGAAAATTTTCCACAGAAAACCAAAAAAACCCCAAGGAGACTCCCCCCCCACCCTAATTTTTATTTTTTTATTTTTTTTATTTTTTTTTTTTGCTAAAATTTGGGGCATATATTATAAAAGAGGCAAAAGCATACATAATGTGAGAATATTACAATGCTCTAGTGGATAAAGTTAGTAAATTCATTCTGAGCCTCACATGGTTCTTGGTCTCGAGAGAGAGTAGCCCAAAGGAAAACATGGGCTTTGGAGCTTTTGCAGTAGAAGAAATAAAGCCCAGAATCAAAATATTCGTTGCCTTCCTCAAAGAAGTAATCGAAAGGTCTCACGGTAGAGAGAACCAGAGTTGCAAGCAGGCACTCGATTCCATTGGGTCAGTTTCACGGAGCGATGAGATACGGTTTTTGATGGTGGAGGAGATGGTTGAGAATATAGCTTCCTGCGACTTAAAGTGAGATCGGTGGATCCTATTGTTGCGCTCACGCCATAATTCATGAATCAGCGTTTGCTAGGATAGGATTGTGAGAAAGCGCAACCGGTTATCACCAGTGTAACGGATCAGACCTTGCAAAGTATCATCCCAATCGTCCGAGATAATGGCAAATTGAAGTTTCGCATCAAGGTTTCTCCAAATTCCAGAGGAGAAGGAGCAACAGAAATAAATGTGATTTCTGCTCTCTGGAAGTAGGTTACGTAGAAGACAGAGAGGATCCGTCTGCAATCCCCAAGACAGTAACCTATCATGAGTGGGGCACCTATTGAGTACAAACATCCAAGTGTCTTACACTTTGGAATTCCTTTTTTCAGCCAAACCACATGATGCCACAGAACCAAAGGCTTTGATTCCCTTATGTAGTTGTAGACTTTAACTGACTTGAATTTGTTGTTGGTTGCAGGAGTGGTACCCAGTCTGCTCAATTTCGGCATGTCCTCATGTTCTGAGAGAGATACAGTTGATAGAAAAATCTGGACTTGCTTCATTTCCTGAGATCTTGCCGGACCTATATCCCAAGTTTCTCCAACCCACAGCGAAGCTAGAGATGAAGAGAGGGGAATACCATACTGTCTCGGTCCATTATGACCAACAAAGTTGATGAGTTGGCCAAATGGAGACCATGGCGTTGTCCAGAAGAAGATTGAATTTCCATTTTCTGGTAATATTCTCATCCAATTGATTGCTGTTTGTCTCAATCTCAATATCTGCTTGAATAACCATGTCTGCGATTGGCTCTCTTTCATTGAC
This genomic interval from Brassica oleracea var. oleracea cultivar TO1000 chromosome C2, BOL, whole genome shotgun sequence contains the following:
- the LOC106327509 gene encoding replication factor C subunit 1: MSDIRKWFMKAHEKGNGNAPKPTKGADAKETASVKSEQASEDLETAAARKKTSKYFAKDKAKAKEEKGVEELPAKRKLKTDSDDLGKPRPRKAIKVDDDDDDDFEVPSAKKTRDSTPSKKLKTGSGRGVATKAVDNDEADDGEDAQEKDTPVKTGGRGRGGRAASGGGRGGGGRGRGGFMNFGERKDPPHKGEKEVPDGSPDCLAGLTFVISGTLDSLEREEAEDLIKRHGGRVTGSVSKKTTYLLCDEDIGGKKSEKAKELGTEFLTEDGLFDMIRSSKPVKKSLPEKTNKSTEKVSAQPKISPQKDETRGKPLAKSSPNKAPPPSSPAKGKKKIIQSSLPWTEKYRPKVPNEIVGNQSLVTQLHNWLSHWHEQFGGSGSKGKGKKLTDASAKKAVLLSGTPGIGKTTSAKLVSQMLGFQAVEVNASDSRGKANSNIAKGIGGSNANSVKELVNNEAIASNIDKSKHPKTVLIMDEVDGMSAGDRGGVADLIASIKISKIPIICICNDRYSQKLKSLVNYCLPLNYRKPTKQQMAKRLAHVAKAEGLEVNDIALEELAERVNGDIRLALNQLQYMSLSMSVIKYDDIRQRLLSSAKDEDISPFTAVDKLFGYNGGKLRMDERIDLSMSDFDLVPLIVQENYVNYRPSSAGKDEAKRMDLLARAAESIADGDIINVQIRRHRQWQLSLSSCVASSILPASLMHGSREVLEQGERNFNRFGGWLGKNSTAGKNTRLLEDLHVHVLASRESSSGRETLRVDYLPLLLNRLTSPLQTLPKDEAVSEVVEFMNSYSISQEDYDTIMELAKFKGRANPLEGVAPAVKTALTKKYKETSKTRMVRAADMVQLPGLKKAPKKRIAAMLEPNVESLGDEDGVPLAENEEENESDAEDSEEATNGEKLESNLKQLNARGIQVEVDLKGAGSSGGTRKAAGKGRGRGKAADASAAEKKATGRGAGAKRKR